A genomic segment from Garra rufa chromosome 5, GarRuf1.0, whole genome shotgun sequence encodes:
- the fam222ba gene encoding protein FAM222B, giving the protein MLACLPGPGDLSLQLHPHSQMNTGLQKWDTPQRMRSAQYPTPAELDAYAKKVANNPLTIKIFPNSVKVPQRNHVRRTVNGLDTAGPRYSPYPSSQATAKTGLLAIVKVPLVKGVIKDFDGTRARLHPEVIMNAAGGPYAATSASTLNLHHPSQGPPRASQNPQGLPPHPRNLQTLQQPGPPHQGLGHRPSSSMPQQPQGLPRPQTLSHPPSLGHPGAHQPSAILLPQQHLQNPPASLQVGPRKLPVADAPPNVTVSTSTIPLSMAGVLHQGCQADLNSIVHQISQFCQARAQGASATSMCEGQIANPSPISRNLLINASSRVSVHAGNPNVLAPGLMRPSCAIGPPDKMTASAPVSAMPPHNMATMNHMYHSDIKQQHLQHQSHQPQRNPQQPQMRSWTQHQLAHLQHISEGGGHPCKPPNRDPGLPCKGITYPPEMGMGQPYAMKPSSPSPPLANSNNAMPPGAVTHYTNGQYYHQPPVWGSILPTPNSDSSGSQDLPVPFHGTGTGNTNPTPGMDCAPTGGAAHYRLVGGALIGQTNLMQTADCMGGDFQTPCFRDQNLILMGKMHRPPPMGRVVVPPSETQGQHPGYR; this is encoded by the coding sequence GGGACACTCCACAAAGGATGAGATCTGCTCAGTATCCAACCCCTGCGGAATTGGATGCTTATGCTAAAAAGGTTGCCAACAATCCACTCACCATCAAGATTTTCCCTAACAGCGTCAAAGTCCCTCAGCGGAACCACGTTCGTCGCACCGTCAACGGACTCGACACCGCTGGCCCCCGATACAGCCCCTACCCCTCCTCTCAGGCCACTGCCAAGACCGGTCTCCTTGCCATCGTTAAAGTGCCCCTCGTCAAGGGTGTCATCAAGGACTTCGACGGCACACGGGCACGTCTGCACCCGGAGGTGATTATGAATGCCGCCGGCGGCCCTTATGCAGCCACCTCGGCCAGCACTTTAAACCTGCACCACCCATCGCAGGGGCCTCCCAGAGCGTCCCAGAATCCGCAGGGGCTTCCTCCGCACCCTCGGAATCTCCAAACTCTGCAACAGCCCGGGCCTCCGCACCAAGGACTTGGACACAGACCTTCCTCCTCCATGCCGCAACAGCCCCAAGGCCTTCCAAGGCCCCAGACTCTATCCCACCCTCCTTCTTTAGGCCACCCTGGTGCCCACCAACCTTCAGCAATCCTGCTTCCCCAGCAGCACCTACAGAACCCCCCTGCAAGCCTGCAGGTGGGTCCTCGGAAGTTGCCGGTTGCAGACGCCCCTCCTAACGTGACTGTTTCTACCTCAACCATTCCATTGTCCATGGCCGGAGTGCTCCACCAAGGCTGTCAGGCGGACTTAAACAGCATTGTGCACCAGATAAGCCAGTTCTGCCAGGCCAGGGCTCAGGGCGCCAGTGCCACATCGATGTGTGAAGGGCAAATCGCCAACCCAAGTCCCATTAGCCGAAATCTACTCATCAACGCCAGTTCTCGAGTCTCGGTGCATGCAGGAAACCCTAACGTACTCGCTCCCGGGCTAATGCGCCCATCGTGCGCTATCGGACCGCCTGATAAAATGACTGCTTCTGCGCCAGTGAGTGCGATGCCTCCGCATAACATGGCCACAATGAACCACATGTATCACAGCGATATTAAACAACAGCACCTACAGCATCAAAGCCATCAACCGCAGAGAAATCCCCAGCAGCCACAGATGAGGTCCTGGACTCAGCATCAGCTCGCTCACCTCCAGCACATCTCGGAAGGGGGCGGACACCCCTGCAAGCCCCCGAATCGTGACCCTGGTCTCCCTTGCAAGGGCATTACCTATCCCCCAGAGATGGGCATGGGGCAGCCTTATGCCATGAAACCCTCCAGCCCCTCGCCGCCACTTGCCAACAGCAACAATGCAATGCCCCCAGGCGCGGTGACACACTACACCAACGGGCAGTACTACCACCAGCCGCCGGTGTGGGGTAGTATCCTTCCCACGCCCAACAGCGACAGCTCCGGCTCGCAGGACCTCCCGGTGCCCTTCCACGGCACAGGCACGGGCAATACCAACCCCACCCCAGGGATGGACTGTGCCCCCACGGGAGGAGCAGCCCATTACCGATTAGTAGGGGGTGCCTTAATAGGGCAGACTAATCTGATGCAAACGGCAGATTGCATGGGAGGGGACTTCCAGACGCcctgcttccgagatcagaatcTCATCCTGATGGGGAAAATGCACAGGCCACCCCCTATGGGCAGGGTAGTGGTCCCCCCCTCCGAGACGCAAGGCCAGCACCCAGGGTACAGATAA